In Streptomyces sp. NBC_00483, a single window of DNA contains:
- a CDS encoding carbohydrate ABC transporter permease codes for MTTDTAPVRTGARGRDVVQRPAPARRRRLRQGAGKQHHAGPLTYVLLGFTALVSLFPLYWTLVAASSDSARISRTPPPFLPGPNLFSNLSRAWTEAAMGKAMMNSLIVAGAISLSTVLFATLAGFAFAKLRFKGRNALLMVVIGTMMVPPQLGVVPLFMMMSDLGWGQQLPSVIFPTLVSAVGVFFMRQYFAEALPDELVEAGRVDGAHSLRIFWSIVLPIARAPMAVIFMITFVHAWNDFFWPFIALDMTNPTVPVALTQLSAGYVRDQSLIMAGALLGTLPLLAMFVVFGRQIVGGIMQGAVKG; via the coding sequence ATGACCACCGACACCGCTCCGGTCCGCACCGGCGCCCGAGGCCGCGACGTCGTCCAGCGCCCCGCTCCCGCCCGCCGCAGGCGCCTGAGGCAGGGCGCGGGCAAACAGCACCACGCCGGGCCACTCACCTACGTCCTGCTCGGATTCACCGCCCTGGTCTCGCTCTTCCCGCTCTACTGGACGCTGGTCGCGGCCTCCAGCGACAGCGCCCGGATCTCGCGAACCCCGCCCCCGTTCCTGCCGGGACCGAACCTCTTCAGCAACCTCTCCCGGGCCTGGACCGAGGCCGCCATGGGCAAGGCGATGATGAACTCGCTGATCGTGGCCGGCGCCATCTCGCTGTCCACCGTGCTCTTCGCGACCCTCGCCGGATTCGCCTTCGCCAAGCTCCGCTTCAAGGGTCGCAACGCCCTCCTCATGGTCGTCATCGGCACCATGATGGTGCCGCCGCAACTGGGCGTGGTCCCGCTGTTCATGATGATGAGCGACCTCGGCTGGGGCCAGCAGCTGCCGTCGGTCATCTTCCCCACGCTGGTCAGCGCGGTCGGCGTGTTCTTCATGCGGCAGTACTTCGCCGAGGCACTGCCCGACGAGCTCGTCGAGGCGGGCCGGGTCGACGGCGCGCACTCACTGCGGATCTTCTGGTCCATCGTGCTCCCGATCGCCCGCGCCCCCATGGCCGTGATCTTCATGATCACGTTCGTGCACGCCTGGAACGACTTCTTCTGGCCGTTCATCGCCCTCGACATGACCAACCCGACCGTGCCCGTGGCCCTCACGCAGCTGAGCGCCGGCTACGTCCGCGACCAGTCCCTGATCATGGCGGGCGCGCTGCTCGGCACGCTGCCGCTGCTCGCGATGTTCGTGGTCTTCGGCCGGCAGATCGTCGGCGGCATCATGCAGGGCGCCGTCAAGGGCTGA
- a CDS encoding GntR family transcriptional regulator, translating to MPSQNTFLSKSDLAYAELRDQILTGSLPAGSRLAQYDLADSLNMSITPLREAIRRLSSEGLLTVETHRDVRVSTMTADEARQLFEVRLSLDPTAAELAATRRTETDIAAMRAAVADLLPVTRKWGEEALTAHRVFHQTLYRASHNDVLIKMLDDLWDKSDRYRRLGLDLPPGDEPRTRDLEEHQRLVDLIVDGEAAQAAQLMRDHITNSLTATAISALEDLENRS from the coding sequence ATGCCGAGCCAGAACACGTTCCTCAGCAAGAGCGATCTCGCCTACGCGGAACTGCGCGACCAGATCCTCACCGGCAGCCTCCCGGCCGGCTCACGGCTCGCCCAGTACGACCTCGCCGACTCGCTCAACATGAGCATCACGCCGCTGCGCGAGGCCATCCGGCGCCTCAGCAGCGAGGGGCTGCTCACCGTCGAGACCCACCGCGACGTACGGGTGTCGACCATGACCGCCGACGAGGCCCGCCAGCTCTTCGAGGTCCGCCTCTCCCTGGACCCCACCGCGGCCGAACTCGCCGCCACGCGCCGCACCGAGACCGACATCGCCGCGATGCGGGCCGCCGTCGCCGACCTGCTCCCGGTCACGCGCAAGTGGGGCGAGGAAGCCCTCACCGCCCACCGCGTCTTCCACCAGACGCTCTACCGGGCCTCGCACAACGACGTGCTCATCAAGATGCTCGACGACCTGTGGGACAAGTCCGACCGCTACCGCCGTCTCGGCCTCGACCTGCCGCCCGGCGACGAACCGCGCACCCGCGACCTCGAGGAACACCAGCGTCTGGTCGACCTCATCGTGGACGGCGAGGCGGCTCAGGCCGCGCAGCTGATGCGCGACCACATCACCAACAGCCTGACCGCCACGGCGATCAGCGCTCTTGAGGACCTCGAGAACCGTTCGTAG
- a CDS encoding aldehyde dehydrogenase family protein, whose protein sequence is METLQNLIGGRWEEPVGEDVVAVVNPATEEAIANFRAGNAEDVDHAVAAAGAAQHEWATLTVARRVERIHAWAEAIAAHAAELAELECREMGKPVGIGRTFVDGAVAGLKAAADQALTYPFSETVAGPGPEGERTDIVRHPLGVTAVITPWNFPVAMVLGALGPLLAAGNTVVVKPSERSPLSTVRLFELAASSGLPPGVLNLVLGDGRTGAALAEHEDVRLVHFTGSVGAGRAVGTATGQRLNRCVLELGGKDPVVIDAGVDPVAIAQAVAFGAFINTGQICTSMERIYVHERIADAFVEALVAAARTFTIGDGLDPATVLGPLVDARQRDTVRRHVEDAVTKGATVHTGGAVPERPGYFYPATVLTGVDDTMLVMTEETFGPVAPISVVADFEEGLTRAAASRYGLAATVYTDDPEHIAAAAHLPVGVVWVNQWQGGGPERLYEPARDSGMGATGARAAYDAATRPATVHIAATAPAVAR, encoded by the coding sequence ATGGAAACCCTCCAGAACCTCATCGGCGGCCGGTGGGAAGAACCGGTCGGCGAGGACGTCGTCGCCGTGGTCAACCCCGCCACCGAGGAAGCCATCGCGAACTTCCGCGCGGGCAACGCCGAAGACGTCGACCACGCCGTGGCCGCGGCGGGCGCCGCCCAGCACGAGTGGGCCACGCTCACCGTGGCTCGGCGCGTGGAGCGCATTCACGCCTGGGCCGAGGCAATCGCCGCGCACGCCGCGGAACTTGCCGAGCTGGAATGCCGGGAGATGGGCAAACCGGTCGGCATCGGGCGCACTTTCGTGGACGGAGCGGTGGCCGGGCTGAAGGCCGCCGCGGACCAGGCGCTCACCTACCCGTTCAGCGAAACGGTGGCCGGTCCGGGTCCCGAGGGTGAGCGGACCGACATCGTCCGCCACCCGCTCGGCGTCACCGCCGTCATCACCCCGTGGAACTTTCCCGTCGCCATGGTCCTCGGCGCCCTCGGCCCGCTGCTCGCCGCGGGGAACACCGTCGTGGTCAAGCCCTCCGAGCGGTCCCCTCTGTCCACGGTGCGGCTGTTCGAGCTGGCCGCCTCCTCCGGGCTGCCCCCGGGCGTGCTGAACCTGGTCCTGGGCGACGGCCGCACCGGCGCGGCGCTCGCGGAACACGAAGACGTACGACTCGTCCACTTCACCGGCTCGGTCGGGGCCGGCCGCGCCGTGGGGACGGCCACCGGACAGCGTCTGAACCGCTGCGTGCTCGAACTCGGTGGCAAGGACCCCGTCGTGATCGACGCGGGAGTGGACCCGGTCGCCATCGCGCAGGCCGTCGCGTTCGGCGCGTTCATCAACACCGGCCAGATCTGCACCTCCATGGAGCGGATCTACGTCCATGAGCGCATCGCGGACGCGTTCGTAGAGGCCCTCGTCGCCGCGGCGCGGACCTTCACCATCGGCGACGGTCTCGACCCCGCCACGGTGCTCGGACCGCTCGTGGACGCGCGACAACGCGACACCGTACGACGCCATGTCGAGGACGCCGTCACCAAGGGTGCCACCGTGCACACCGGCGGAGCTGTACCGGAGCGTCCCGGCTACTTCTACCCGGCGACCGTGCTCACCGGAGTCGACGACACCATGCTCGTGATGACCGAGGAGACGTTCGGACCCGTGGCTCCCATATCCGTCGTGGCCGACTTCGAGGAGGGCCTCACCCGCGCGGCCGCCTCCCGCTACGGCCTCGCCGCCACCGTGTACACCGACGACCCCGAGCACATCGCGGCAGCCGCACATCTTCCCGTAGGTGTCGTCTGGGTCAACCAGTGGCAGGGCGGCGGCCCCGAGCGGCTCTACGAACCCGCCCGCGACAGCGGCATGGGAGCCACCGGGGCGCGTGCCGCGTACGACGCCGCGACCCGGCCCGCCACCGTGCACATCGCCGCCACCGCCCCGGCGGTCGCCCGATGA
- a CDS encoding mandelate racemase/muconate lactonizing enzyme family protein, which translates to MKITNVYEGVVPISSSIRNAWIDFSSMDCSIVAIESDVIRDGKPVVGYGFNSNGRYSAGEILRRRVLPRLMAAEPGDLLNEAGELDPARAWELMMRNEKPGGHGERSVAVGVVDMALFDLAAKIAGQPLYRYLSERHGDGEPDDSVFVYAAGGYYAPGKTLADLQAEMRGFLDQGYDVVKMKIGGADLAEDLRRIEAVIEVLDGEGSRLAVDVNGRFDLATALEYGRAIEPYGLFWYEEIGDPLDYHLNATVAEHYAGPIATGENLFSLQDARNLIRYGGMRPDRDTLQFDPALSYGLTEYLRIQDMLKQHGWSSRRCVPHGGHQFSLHIAAALKLGGNESYPGEFQPTGGFADDVVVEKSRVGLTDIPGIGFEGKAAFHKVLRALHS; encoded by the coding sequence GTGAAGATCACCAACGTGTACGAGGGCGTCGTCCCGATCAGCTCCTCGATCCGCAACGCGTGGATCGACTTCTCCTCCATGGACTGCTCGATCGTCGCGATCGAGAGCGATGTCATCCGCGACGGGAAGCCGGTGGTGGGCTATGGCTTCAACTCCAACGGCCGTTACAGCGCGGGCGAGATCCTGCGCCGCCGGGTCCTGCCGCGCCTGATGGCGGCGGAGCCCGGGGACCTCCTGAACGAGGCCGGCGAGCTGGATCCCGCCCGGGCGTGGGAGCTGATGATGCGCAACGAGAAGCCCGGCGGGCACGGCGAGCGCTCGGTCGCCGTCGGCGTCGTGGACATGGCCCTGTTCGACCTGGCCGCGAAGATCGCGGGTCAGCCGCTGTACCGGTACCTGTCCGAGCGGCACGGCGACGGCGAGCCCGACGACTCGGTGTTCGTCTACGCGGCGGGCGGCTACTACGCCCCCGGCAAGACACTGGCCGACCTCCAGGCCGAGATGCGCGGCTTCCTCGACCAGGGCTACGACGTCGTCAAGATGAAGATCGGCGGCGCCGACCTCGCCGAGGACCTGCGCCGCATCGAGGCCGTCATCGAGGTCCTGGACGGCGAAGGATCCCGCCTCGCCGTCGACGTCAACGGCCGCTTCGACCTGGCCACCGCCCTCGAGTACGGGCGGGCCATCGAGCCGTACGGACTGTTCTGGTACGAGGAGATCGGCGACCCGCTCGACTACCACCTCAACGCCACCGTCGCCGAGCACTACGCAGGCCCCATCGCCACCGGCGAGAACCTCTTCTCCCTCCAGGACGCCCGCAACCTGATCCGCTACGGCGGCATGCGCCCCGACCGCGACACCCTCCAGTTCGACCCGGCGCTCTCCTACGGGCTGACCGAATACCTGCGCATCCAGGACATGTTGAAGCAGCACGGCTGGTCCTCGCGCCGCTGCGTCCCGCACGGCGGCCACCAGTTCTCGCTGCACATCGCGGCCGCACTCAAGCTCGGCGGCAACGAGTCCTACCCGGGCGAGTTCCAGCCCACCGGCGGCTTCGCCGACGACGTCGTCGTGGAGAAGAGCCGCGTCGGCCTGACCGACATCCCCGGCATCGGCTTCGAGGGCAAGGCCGCCTTCCACAAGGTGCTGCGCGCCCTGCACAGCTGA
- a CDS encoding carbohydrate ABC transporter permease — protein MASSTQLGSSAQPPPTRNSPVQPGRSDKARSKIPFLHRLDVKGAPYAFVAPFFVIFAAFSFYPLIYTAWISLHQVELSTFDVMTWRGLGNYTALFTDERFWNALRNTVTIGVISTVPQLLMALGLAHLLNYKMRGSTFFRVAAITPYATSVGAAALVFTMLFQRDFGMINWGLGLIGIDPIDWENSTGASQTAISAIVIWRWTGYNALLYLAAMQAVPLERYEAAAIDGANRWQQFLTVTVPGIKATIVFTIVLSTIGATQLFGEPLIFGQGPNGVTGGTNNQYQTLGLLLYEEGWKNYQMGRAATVAWAMFLLLVLVFVLQRAISRLRNRTH, from the coding sequence GTGGCCTCCTCCACCCAGCTCGGCTCGTCCGCCCAGCCGCCCCCGACACGTAACTCACCCGTGCAGCCGGGCCGTTCGGACAAGGCCCGTTCGAAGATCCCGTTCCTGCACCGCCTCGATGTGAAGGGTGCGCCATACGCGTTCGTCGCCCCCTTTTTCGTCATCTTCGCCGCGTTCAGCTTCTACCCGCTGATCTACACCGCCTGGATCTCCCTCCACCAGGTCGAGCTGTCCACCTTCGACGTCATGACGTGGCGGGGCCTGGGCAACTACACGGCACTGTTCACCGACGAGCGGTTCTGGAACGCGCTGCGCAACACCGTCACCATCGGAGTGATCTCCACCGTTCCACAGCTGCTCATGGCCCTCGGCCTGGCGCATCTGCTCAACTACAAGATGCGCGGATCGACCTTCTTCCGGGTCGCCGCCATCACCCCGTACGCCACTTCGGTCGGCGCCGCCGCGCTCGTCTTCACGATGCTCTTCCAGCGCGACTTCGGCATGATCAACTGGGGTCTCGGTCTGATCGGCATCGACCCGATCGACTGGGAGAACTCCACCGGTGCCTCCCAGACCGCCATCTCCGCGATCGTGATCTGGCGCTGGACCGGCTACAACGCCCTGCTCTACCTGGCCGCCATGCAGGCCGTGCCGCTGGAGCGCTACGAGGCCGCCGCCATCGACGGCGCCAACCGCTGGCAGCAGTTCCTCACCGTCACGGTCCCCGGCATCAAGGCGACGATCGTCTTCACCATCGTCCTGTCGACGATCGGAGCCACCCAGCTCTTCGGCGAGCCACTGATCTTCGGCCAGGGCCCCAACGGCGTCACCGGTGGCACCAACAACCAGTACCAGACGCTCGGCCTGCTGCTCTACGAAGAGGGCTGGAAGAACTACCAGATGGGCCGCGCGGCCACCGTGGCCTGGGCGATGTTCCTACTGCTCGTCCTCGTCTTCGTCCTGCAGCGCGCCATCTCGCGCCTGCGCAACCGCACGCACTGA
- a CDS encoding GH1 family beta-glucosidase, whose protein sequence is MSSALTFPTDFLWGTATASYQIEGAAQEDGRTPSIWDTYARTPGKVLNGDTGDMACDHYHRWAEDVDIMADLGVKAYRFSLAWPRIQPTGRGPALQKGLDFYRRLADALREKGIKPVATLYHWDLPQELEDLGGWPARETAERFAEYASLAAEGLGDHVDTWTTLNEPWCSAFLGYASGVHAPGRTDPVAALRAAHHLNLGHGLAVQALRSQLRPAAQVSVTLNVHHVRPLTDAPGDTDAARRIDALANRVFTGPMLRGEYPEDLLKDTAPLTDWSFVQDGDLADIHQPLDFLGVNYYSPTLVSEGDPAHGSDGHGASAHSPWVGADRVAFHPTPGDRTAMGWTIDASGLEELLLRLGGDHPGLPMVITENGAAFHDYADPEGNVNDPERIAYVRDHLAAVHRAMSAGADVRGYFLWSLLDNFEWGYGYSKRFGMVHVDYPTGTRTPKASAHWYAKVAATGTLPV, encoded by the coding sequence ATGTCATCCGCGCTCACCTTCCCCACCGACTTCCTCTGGGGTACGGCGACCGCCTCGTACCAGATCGAGGGCGCAGCCCAGGAGGACGGCCGCACCCCGTCCATCTGGGACACCTACGCGCGCACCCCCGGCAAGGTCCTCAACGGCGACACCGGCGACATGGCCTGCGACCACTACCACCGCTGGGCCGAGGACGTCGACATCATGGCCGACCTCGGCGTCAAGGCGTACCGCTTCTCGCTCGCCTGGCCGCGCATCCAGCCGACAGGCCGCGGCCCGGCCCTGCAAAAGGGCCTCGACTTCTACCGACGCCTCGCCGACGCGCTGCGCGAGAAGGGCATCAAGCCGGTCGCCACGCTCTACCACTGGGACCTGCCACAGGAGTTGGAGGACCTGGGCGGCTGGCCGGCCCGTGAGACCGCCGAGCGTTTCGCCGAGTACGCGAGCCTCGCCGCCGAGGGCCTTGGTGACCACGTCGACACCTGGACCACCCTCAACGAGCCCTGGTGCAGCGCCTTCCTCGGCTACGCGTCCGGCGTGCACGCCCCCGGCCGCACCGACCCGGTCGCCGCCCTGCGCGCCGCCCACCACCTCAACCTGGGCCACGGCCTGGCCGTGCAGGCGCTTCGGTCACAACTGCGCCCGGCCGCCCAGGTATCGGTGACACTCAACGTGCATCACGTGCGCCCGCTGACCGACGCGCCCGGGGACACCGACGCCGCCCGGCGCATCGACGCGCTGGCCAACCGGGTCTTCACCGGCCCCATGCTGCGCGGCGAGTACCCCGAGGACCTGCTGAAGGACACCGCGCCGCTGACCGACTGGTCCTTCGTCCAGGACGGCGATCTGGCAGACATCCACCAGCCGTTGGACTTCCTGGGCGTCAACTACTACTCGCCGACCCTCGTCTCCGAGGGCGACCCGGCGCACGGCAGCGACGGCCACGGCGCCAGCGCGCACAGCCCCTGGGTGGGCGCGGACCGCGTCGCCTTCCACCCCACGCCCGGTGACAGGACCGCGATGGGCTGGACGATCGACGCCTCGGGCCTCGAGGAACTCCTGCTCCGCCTCGGCGGCGACCACCCCGGCCTGCCCATGGTGATCACCGAGAACGGCGCCGCGTTCCACGACTACGCGGACCCCGAGGGCAACGTCAACGACCCGGAACGCATCGCCTACGTCCGCGACCACCTGGCCGCCGTGCACCGCGCGATGTCCGCAGGCGCCGACGTCCGCGGCTACTTCCTGTGGTCGCTGCTGGACAACTTCGAGTGGGGCTACGGCTACAGCAAGCGCTTCGGCATGGTCCACGTCGACTACCCGACCGGCACCCGTACCCCCAAGGCCAGCGCCCACTGGTACGCGAAGGTGGCGGCGACGGGGACGCTGCCGGTGTGA
- a CDS encoding M20 family metallopeptidase has translation MTATKQAAAQHIRAAADDLIALSHRIHAHPELAFEEYLASRWVADALSDAGFEVRHGYCGLPTAVEATIGNGPTHIAICAEYDALPDIGHACGHNIIAAAAVGAGIGLAPLVDELGLTVRVLGTPAEEGGGGKVLMLDKGAFDGVHAAMMVHPAAVEMAAMPGLAVTQFDVTYKGKAAHAGAYPELGINAADAMTLAQMGIGLLRQQTAASDRIHGIVTQAGSAANIIPDTSRGHWIVRSDSLDALRPLAERVHRCFEAGALATGCELSTTPVGPDYADLRPDQALLDLWVANATALGRHFPELPNSVAGAATDMGNVSHVVPTIHPMLGLDCGPAVNHQPEFTAACTTQAADRAVLDGAIGMAWTAVDVALAARPQ, from the coding sequence ATGACCGCCACGAAGCAGGCCGCGGCACAGCACATCCGAGCCGCGGCGGACGACCTGATCGCCCTGTCCCACCGCATCCACGCCCACCCGGAGCTGGCCTTCGAGGAGTACCTCGCCAGCCGATGGGTCGCCGACGCCCTCAGCGACGCCGGGTTCGAGGTCCGGCACGGGTACTGCGGGCTGCCGACGGCCGTGGAAGCAACGATCGGCAACGGGCCGACCCACATCGCGATCTGCGCGGAGTACGACGCCCTGCCCGACATCGGACACGCCTGCGGCCACAACATCATCGCCGCAGCGGCGGTCGGCGCCGGTATCGGGCTCGCCCCTTTGGTGGACGAACTAGGCCTGACGGTACGGGTGTTGGGCACTCCCGCCGAGGAGGGTGGCGGCGGCAAGGTGCTGATGCTGGACAAGGGCGCCTTCGACGGCGTGCACGCGGCCATGATGGTGCATCCGGCCGCGGTCGAGATGGCGGCGATGCCCGGCCTGGCCGTCACCCAGTTCGATGTGACCTACAAAGGCAAGGCGGCGCACGCCGGTGCCTACCCCGAGCTGGGCATCAACGCGGCGGACGCCATGACCCTCGCCCAGATGGGCATCGGGCTGCTGCGCCAGCAGACGGCCGCATCCGATCGCATCCACGGCATCGTCACCCAGGCCGGCTCCGCCGCCAACATCATCCCCGACACCAGCCGCGGCCACTGGATCGTACGCAGCGACAGCCTGGACGCCCTGCGGCCGCTGGCGGAGCGGGTGCACCGGTGCTTCGAGGCCGGCGCGCTGGCCACCGGCTGCGAACTGTCCACCACGCCGGTCGGCCCCGACTACGCCGATCTCCGGCCGGACCAGGCCCTGTTGGACCTGTGGGTCGCCAACGCGACAGCGCTCGGCCGCCACTTCCCCGAACTGCCGAACAGTGTCGCGGGCGCCGCCACCGACATGGGGAACGTCTCCCATGTCGTACCGACCATCCACCCCATGCTCGGGCTCGACTGCGGCCCCGCGGTCAACCACCAACCGGAATTCACCGCCGCGTGCACCACGCAGGCGGCGGACCGTGCCGTACTCGACGGGGCAATCGGCATGGCCTGGACGGCCGTTGACGTCGCTCTGGCGGCGCGGCCGCAATAA